The genomic segment atatatatatatatatatatagccgTGTTCGCACGAGTACATAACGCTACCTTTGTCGCGTCGAAGGTAGAGGCACGATTCTGTCCTTTCCCGTTCTCTCGCGAACCTTGCATCCGTCTTCGTCTCGCTGTGGCCAAACGCGTGCTAGGTCTTCGTCTTCCACATTCCGTCTCGTTCGTTTCCGCACAGACTATATTTCTGTTCTCGTTTAGCCGCGGAAAGTCTTGCTCGCTCCCACGGGAACCACTCGTCGATGCTCGTCGCTTAACCGTCAGAGGCGAGCGCGCATTTCTCTCAAACACCGCAGACTTGCCTCTCCGCCGATCCCCGTTCCCACCCCCGGTGCTCGATGCTCTCTGTCACCCCTCCACCAAACGGACTCCTACCGGCCCGCTCCCCTCGCTTTGCGCCGCTTTCCACCAACCGTCCTGCCACCCGCCGGTTTTCAACCCCTTTCCCCGCTCTCTCGGCGACTGGTCAGGtgcgctcgctcgctcgctcgctccaCGCGTACGCTCAATCGCTCTCTGTCCACCGCCGAGCACGCATCCCCCGCGAGTCTCTTCCTCGTTGTACGCGCTCGAGCGCGGATTCAATCCGTCCTTGTTCGTCGCGTCGGCGAATTTCGCGGCGTcctccgccgccgccgccgccgccgccacctcttcctcctcctcctccgcctcctcctcctgctgatactcctcttcctcctcggtTCTCTGGCTCTGGCTCTGGCTCTGGCTCTGGCTCTGGCTCTGCCGCTGCCGCTGTTTCCTCCCGCTCTTCACCGCGTCCTCTTCATCTCCTCGCTCCTCCGAATGCCGTGCGCCCTCAGCACGGAGCGCCGAATGCCATTTCACTTTCGTTGGGCTTCGCCGCGTAGGAGATCGGGCCCTGCCAGGAATTATCCTCTCGTTCTACGTGGTCGTAACCTCCTCGTACACGGTTTCGTCTGGCTTTTTCACGACGTCGACTCTACTAACGCCGATACCGCCTCGTTTTCTCGTCGTGACTTCtgcgcctcctcctcctcctcctcttcttcttcttcttcttcttcttcttcctcctcctctttttatttttttctttctcttctcctcttcctcttccaccacctcctcctcctttttcttctccttttcctcctcctcctcttcttcttcctcctcttccttccttcctttatcTCAcgtcttttcctttttctttatttccttctttcttctctctcttctctatcAGCTATTCTACCTTTAATTTCTCTCCtactttctcctcttctcacTTCCTTTCCCCCTTTCcccatttcaatttcttctttcttcgtttctcctctttccttcctctctctttccctgcTCGTCGCATATGACCTTtcctttgtttatttttcaatcgctCGAATTTTCCTTAcgccttcctttcttcttcttcttctttcctctcttcctaTTTCTTCCGTGCACATCTTTACACTTTCAACGAGGGATCATTCGTCCACGGAATATTGCAGTCAGGTAAGTGATAAACGATACAACAACTTCCTTCGCACCGGAATGGAAGACTGTCTTGGGAGACGCGTCGCGTTATTGCTACTTGCCATAGAATGGGCATTGCTCCGATGAACTTCTCGCAACACACAGAAAGAGACAACGGCaaagggagagggaagaaagagagagagaaagagcgagcgagcgagcgagcgagcgagcgagggagagagcgagagagagagagagagaacagaagagagagaaaaggaagggaaagttTTACATGGATACACGACACGTACTACTACCCGCCGAATCTTGGACGGTCGTATTGTGCACGTGAACTATCGTGATCGAGATATATTTTAGTGTATCGAGAAATAACGTAATTCTTtcacgaattttcgaattgaaatattgttgTAACTAAATTTATACAGTGTTTAATCatcgtgtaataataatttagagaagaatatcagagagaaacaaattacaaatttaattcttctagcGTCTTTCTCTCGTCGCCAAATGAGAGACGGAATTCGATTCTAAAGTTGATTTGATTTTGGTTGGACATATTTGAtcagaatattttacaatattcgaataatccaGTTTGGAAACGATACACGGATTACGATGCACGCAGCATCGATCAAACGAGTGAAGTGTCGTGCATGGTGTGGAAACAACATGTCGCGCGTAATCGTCACCCTCGATGATTTAATCAGAAGGCATCGCTTGCTCTGATAAACTCGACCAAAATCGAAGTATGTGCGTGTTTGTTGCGAGTTTTGACCAGTGATATACGTGAAATTTGTGGTTAAGTGACTCGATGAATTCGAGTCAAGTGCATCGAGTCCCGTTCGGTctttcgtcgaaaaaaaagagaaaaaagaaaaaaaaagaaagaatagtgTTAGCTACTAGTGACTCGTACGTTACAAAATTAGCTGTTTCAATCCTACAAGCGGATCGAGCGATCTTCTGCGAATGAACGACAACAACCGAAGAGAGTAATAATCGAGTgtgtgcgtgtatatatagCTGCATGCGTACGTCCACGCGTACATACGAACGTGTGCGTATTATAACCTGCGTGTACAACATGTATGCAACGTGCATGTAATGCAAGAGTCCTGTGGAATGTCTATGAAACTGCGCCATCCGCATTATCAGGCTTCTCCTTCACTTCATATTCGTAAACATTCGACCGGTACATCTTATCTTGCCCTCTTAAATTCTAAACCGCTAAATAATCATAAACGTAATAATGCAGTAGTTTTatcaatcgattaattaaattctcactcgcaaatcgaataatattctctGATAATGCAACGTGCATAAGAgtgtaaaatacataaaaaaaaataaaaagacgaaaacaaaaaataaagcacgaaattatcaaaatcaaaaaaaaagaatcgaaagagagggaattattaaaaaggatACGTATTAAATcgtgaaagtaaaaaaaatatttgaaattacgataaaattagtaaaaagtaTTGCAAGTATTCGACATCTACTTGTTGTTGCAACTTGTTCGAAGAGCACGTGGTAGCGAGAGTCACACTTCCATTGAGAAAGGAGGTTATGTAGCgtggagaagaagagaggaaggtTATGCTCGTGACGTCCGTTACATTATCAATTCCGTTATGACGCCGTATTCGTAATAGCGGAGACGACCCTACGACCATCTTCAGGGATTCCCCAGTACATTCTCTTCTctgcttttcttctctctcgtctctcgtctctctccctctctctctctccccttctctctctctctctctctctctttctctttctctctctttcacgtCGCTTTCCCCTTCCTTGGTTTTTCTGCTCTTCTTCTCTAACGACCAGTCTCTTCGTACAGAGGCATGGTTGTATAACGCATACCTTTCAACCGTCTGCTAGTACAATCTTACACGGACCAAGCCCCCAACCACCCCCTTCACGTCCTTCCTGTTCTCGTGAAACGTTTCCACGGTCGATCTTTTTGCGGATTTACACCTGTTGGACTTCTCTTgtcctccttctctccctctccttctttttcttacttctttcttatttcaacGAAAGAACTCGAGTTTGCATCCTTCTATCttcatcgtttaaaaaatctttcttcgtTCGTTTTCTATtccactttatttatttttaaaaaaggatcaacttcaaacgaatttctttctcgtcCTTTAATCTCtctataaatttcgaataaatttgtcAGCTTCTGGATAGGAATCAATCGAATACGAAACGTTCCTCGCTACGTCGTATCGAGTTTTTCGAGCGATACTTGGAAACATTCGACGAGAGAATCTCCTCGTTGCCCGTCGCGCgacaaaaagtatatatatataaaaaagataggtacaatctttttttctcttgtctCGCGTGTCAATTAGTCTGGGATAATTGGTCGGGCGATGCCCTTGAACCCTAAGTATTGATTGGTGAGGTTGGATTCTGCCGGTGGCTTTCCCTCTTGCCTCCGAACCGATGCCACCACCCCTATGCATCCACCGCCGAACCAACCAACTACCCACCcacccactctctctctctctctctaccctGCGCCAGCACACGTACACAACCCTACCCATCGCCCAGCGTCCGTGGTTCTCCAAATTGCCGTCGCCGTCGCCATCGCCCCCGCCCTCACCGCGACTATCGTCGTCGTTGCTTTTATCGTTTGTTAAAGCTTCGCACCTTTCCAAacgcttctttctttctctctttctttctttctttattccttTAATTGAATGCACATTTATTCGATGGTATATCGATAATCACTTCTTAGAATGGGATATCCAGTTCGTGATTCCGAACTTCgttatggaaaaaattatttataaattggatCGAAACACAATTcgctttatcattttatatatgaaaattctagaatattttataaattttcactatATTCATCCAGAGTGAAGATTCGATTTTCATATTACAAACCTATCTTCGTCCCCTGAATTAATGGACGGAGCAAAGTGCGAAAggatggaaaagagaaagagaacaaGACTCTCGAAACACGagacacacatatatatatatatgtatatggaaACGGTTGGAAGTCATATCGGTGGCCGTGCCGTCGCGAATGCTGAGAAGAGGATCGGAGGTTGGGGTGGTCGATACGGCCCTGGGGCCGCGACAGCCGCGTCGGAGGCCTCCCCATTCTTCCTGCGGgcgtttttatttctctctctctccctccctcggtTGTTCACTCAATCGCTAGTTCGTTCGCATTTTCTCTTTCCGCTCTCCGCCTCTCACTTTCTCCAACGtgttcctcccccctctcacCTAGTCATACCTAGCACCACCCAGTTTTCCACCCACGCTCCACGTTTCCAGCCGCCACCAACACCCCCCGGCACAGCCTACCtaacccctccctccctccctccccctgaACCGCCGCCGCTGCCGCTTCCATCGTCTAACTCTTCCTCTGCTTTCTCACCCCCTCCTAGCCGCGTCGTTACCGCCGCCACCGCCACCGCTGCCACCGCCTGCCTCTTCGCCGACCCCGCCTAATCGCACCACCTACCCTGCCTTGATTAAAGAACAGAGAAGCAAAGAGTTGAACCGTTCGTCTTGTGTCCGTTCGCTCGCTCTTCCATTTCATTTATCTTCCTTCCAAGAAAcccttcttctcctcgttAAACTCTGTTTTCCCCACTTTGTATACATTCCAACCGTTCACCCGGTTTCCCGCCATGTATCTACCGTTGTTCCTTtagatttgtttcttttttcttctttttgtgaAAGAacgtagaatattatttatcttaatttcgcgatttaatttatttatttgttccaTTGGTTCGTTTCGTACCAAGGTGTTTCTTTTATCCCCTCTGCacctcttctctccttccttgtTTAGTTTTCCCTTATGTATCAAGGTTCAAGGTTAAGATCAAGAGGAGACAGGTGGGGGTGAATGTCGTAGCCGCGAGGAGAGGTGCACGGGTCGACGCACCATGCCGTGGTGAATCGTCGTAAGCCGAAACTGGATCGCGAACACACTGATTTTAGACACACTGTACCGCAGCAAGGGAGGGCGATCGCAGGATGAAACCGTATCCGTTGAAACGGAAAGCAGCCGTAAGGGCGACGAGATTTTGCCTAAAAATATGCGATatatctctcttcctttcttcccttcttttgtttcgagataataataataataacaaccatttttctttccttcagaatctttatataatctttaatatttaatctcgcCGATTTTCGTCAAAATTCTATCCATTCGATTCTCCATTTTCTTAtcgatcttgaaaaaaatccgATCGATATTCACGATCTCGAAAGATACCACTCTGAACATACGAAATACATTTGTTTACGACCGTACGGTTTGTGTACGTGTGTTACAGTCGCTGTTGAAAACAGCCGATCAACTAAAGATCAAAGGATTGTGCGAGGTGCCTGAGAGCAGAGACGGCCCGCCCTCGGTAAGTTTGAGCTCGCCGCCTAGGGAGCCCGGCACACCTAGGATAAATTTCACCAAGCTGAAGAGGCATCATCCGAGATACAAGAGGCCCAGAACGACGTTCGAGCCTCGTGCCACGGATTCCAGGCATTACGATCGTTACAAAGAGGAGGAGTCGAACGAAAATTACAATTGGGAGCATAAAGAGGTGAGAGCGTATTCGTGTTATTTGTGAAAAACCATGAGAACGAACGATCACCGTTCTTCTCTCGAAACGCGACTCTCATCACGGTCGTCGCTAAATTCGTACCGGATATTTCACAGACCCACATAGACTGGCAACCCGAAGATGAAGAGTGCACGGAGGCAACAGCGGGAGCAGTAGTCTTGGAAACTTGCCAACGCAACAGTAACAATAGTACGATTACCGCGGGCAACGCCAACACCAACGCtagcaataataacaataataataacaataacaacaacaacaacaacggcGCTAACGACAACGGCAACGGTAACGGTGcgagcaacaacaacaacaacggtAGGTAGTTGATAAAGTGATACGGGCCCCACACCtgaaagtttataataattcttcgtttctttctcttttttttaccaGCATGTGTATAAACTACTTAAATTAGattctctcttccctttccctccctcaaagtttaatttttttctttcatcaattTACAAGGATCGTATGATGGATTTTAGGTGTGGGGCAACTTACCGATTTATAGCAACACAGAGGACAGATCGTTttcactttaaataaaaaggtgACATGTTTTGTCATACAGGCCTCGGACATTATGGCCATCATCCGGATCCAGGAGAGGTTGATCTACCGCCAGAAACGCAACCGACACCACCGAGTGCCACGTTGGTAGGCACTACGATCACCCATTTAAGAGACCCGGATCATCATTCCACAGGTGCGGTTGGCCGTCGTGCACCGTTGCATCGAATAGCGTCACTCGCTTCTATGTAACTCGATTGTTATCGTTTTATTCCTTATCGGTTAATAACGATCGAGCCAAAGTATCGATGTTATTGTTTTAATCGCGTAAACTCGGCGTAAATCGTATgaaagagggaaggaggggggaaggggtTTGAAACCGTAGCCGGTCATTAGACAGGGAGGGAATCAAAATAATTGGTCTAATCGGGCTTAACTAGTTGCGATTAGATTTACGTTGCTCGATTCATAACAGCCCACGCAAGCTCGTTTAGTTACGTACAACAGCCGCCAACTTTGCAACTTCGATGGCATTCCTCCTTTCAACGTTCCGCGATTTTGATGATCGGCTATGGCGGTGATACGAACACCATCTGGTTCGTAATACTGTAAACGGATAAAattgagagaaagaaatgtttcCACCGAGATTTCGCTATTCGATGCGTATAAAACCGGCTATTATTTCCATCCATTTTGAATCGTATCCAATCTGTTGTTTACAGACATTCAAAATTGTGACAGTGTGAAGATCAAATTCGAAACGTTGCACACGATGGATTCGTCGGACACGATCGACATCGACAGCCACATGTCGGATCGGGCGAGCGTCAGTTCGAAGAACGCGGCCGACAGCGATAACATGATGATGATCACGCCAGAGTTGCTCGGATTAATGCCCTCCGGTAGTTCTGTCCACTCGGATTCGGGGGAAAATAATTCAAGGGGACATTCTGGACAATCCAGTTCTCACCACCACGGCTCGAAATCGTGGACCCAAGAGGACATGGACGCCGCCCTCGAGGCGTTGAGAAATCACGATATGAGCCTCACGAAAGCCTCTGGTAATATTCAAAAGCACGCGAAACATGTTTTTCACATGTTGCTCGGCTAATATACTCGAGCCTACGGTTAGTCTGTTTTTCAGCCTTCCCCTATATTTAATACAGTGGTCTCGCGATCATTTTAGCAACGTTCGGTATACCGTCCACGACCCTGTGGCAAAGAGCGCATCGGCTTGGCATCGACACACCGAAAAAGGACGGGCCCACTAAATCGTGGAGCGACGAGAGTCTGAACAACGCGCTTGACGCGTTACGAACGGGCACGATATCGGCGAACAAAGCTTCGAAAGCGTTTGGCATACCATCCAGCACGTTGTACAAAATCGCGAGAAGGGAGGGGATCAGATTGGCGGCGCCTTTCAACGCCAGTCCTACTACGTGGTCGCCCGCCGACCTCGATCGCGCCCTCGAAGCGATACGTTCCGGCCAAACGTCTGTGCAAAGGGCCTCCACGGAATTCGGAATACCCACGGGGACGTTGTACGGTCGATGCAAAAGGGAAGGAATAGAGCTCAGCAGGAGCAATCCTACACCATGGAGCGAGGATGCTATGACCGAAGCCCTCGAAGCTGTcaggtaaaaattattcgtgtttattaatttataacgataacgattttttatccatttttctcgaatatatacacaaatagacaataaatttgataatattgcaTGCTACTTGTGATATCGAgtgatttttaaagaaagaaataatgtttcgttttaatttttttttaggttaggtcaCATGAGCATTAATCAAGCAGCAATCCATTATAACCTACCGTACTCTTCTCTGTACGGTCGTTTTAAGAGAGGAAAATATGAAGAGCCAACGGTTGGTGAGATATCTCAAGACGGTAGCAGTCCCCATTTCCATCAAAGTCCAAGCCAAAATCACTCGTCTGCCGTGCCGGATCAAATGCCGTATCAAGGCAGCTGAAACTTGCCTCTTTATTAGAAAcgatttaagttaattttaaatcctcGAATTCCTTACTGCAATTTtgcaatcgatcgattcgctGTTTGAACGAAGCCAAACAATATGAACGACTATAAAATGTCATCGACCAAAAGCGTGTTATGTCGCAAAAAACGATTGACGAACAAATTCTTCTCAACGATGTAACGCCGAAAGCAGATTTGTGAGATTGTAAGATAATACGATGATAATTGAGAGATTGGAACGGAATTAAATCAGTTTCCAAGAGACTATGATGATGTCGCGACCAGAGTGACCAGACCAGATGGAGcggaggaaaaatatattgaggGGTGTGCAGTATTACAGATGGATCATCATAAGCAAATATTATGTACATTGTATAACTGTTACGTCGAATCGGACacgtagaatttaattataatttataagaattatttataaaaaaaaaaaaaagttgtacaGTATCGGGATAACCGATGAACCTACCATAGTATATAAGTTGCCGATACAATGGGCCAATACGAGAGAATGTTGAATATTCTACAAATCGATTAGTAACTTCGATAGTAACTTCGATCAATCGTTTCAATcgatttttatgcaattacCGTAATTTTTATGTCTCCTTAGTCGACAacgttcttttgaaaaaaaaaaattactcaatTTCGATATCTGTCACGCAATTAATCGCTGTTATATACAATATCcgttttaataaaacagaaaattgaggaaagaaaagatatcatggataaaaataaggaaaagattttaaaaatctttctgcTCATTCgtataaactaaaaataaacacaaacatctgattgatttgaatttttcaaatcattgtacgattaaattattctgcTACATCTCttctagaatttattttcagaaatatcgtacatatattttctattgttttttctctctctccctttatattttatgaaattttatgaaactttaagaactgaatagaaaatattgaatat from the Apis mellifera strain DH4 linkage group LG9, Amel_HAv3.1, whole genome shotgun sequence genome contains:
- the Psq gene encoding pipsqueak, giving the protein MVSGGMAGQHYCLRWNNYQSNMTSVFHQLLQTEAFVDVTLACNEASLKAHKVVLSACSSYFQKLLLSNPCKHPTIIMPQDVCFNDLKFIIEFVYRGEIDVSQAELQSLLKTADQLKIKGLCEVPESRDGPPSVSLSSPPREPGTPRINFTKLKRHHPRYKRPRTTFEPRATDSRHYDRYKEEESNENYNWEHKETHIDWQPEDEECTEATAGAVVLETCQRNSNNSTITAGNANTNASNNNNNNNNNNNNNNGANDNGNGNGASNNNNNGDMFCHTGLGHYGHHPDPGEVDLPPETQPTPPSATLVGTTITHLRDPDHHSTDIQNCDSVKIKFETLHTMDSSDTIDIDSHMSDRASVSSKNAADSDNMMMITPELLGLMPSGSSVHSDSGENNSRGHSGQSSSHHHGSKSWTQEDMDAALEALRNHDMSLTKASATFGIPSTTLWQRAHRLGIDTPKKDGPTKSWSDESLNNALDALRTGTISANKASKAFGIPSSTLYKIARREGIRLAAPFNASPTTWSPADLDRALEAIRSGQTSVQRASTEFGIPTGTLYGRCKREGIELSRSNPTPWSEDAMTEALEAVRLGHMSINQAAIHYNLPYSSLYGRFKRGKYEEPTVGEISQDGSSPHFHQSPSQNHSSAVPDQMPYQGS